The window TCGGCGGGCGTTGCATTGACCGTCACCGCCACCGTCTGCACGAAGGGCGGCAGTTCCCGCCGCAGCCGGGCAAGGTCCGCCACCGCAATCGCCCGCTTCGACCCCGGCCACGTGACGAACCCTAAAGCATCCGCCCCACAGGCCGCCGCGTGCAACGCATCGCCCAAGCGCGTCAGACCGCAAATTTTTACCCGGACCATGTGCTGTTTACCTTACTTAACGCCTCTATGCGGCGCGGGACCGAACAACGGCGGCGATATGCCCGCCATCCTTGGCTTCCGTGACGGCGAGATCGTAGGCCGACTGCAAATTCAGCCAGAGGCGTGCCGACGTGCCGAAATAAGCCGCCAATCGCAGGGCGGTATCGGCGGTTATCCCGCGTTTACCCGCGATAATATCCGCCATCCGGCTCTGCGGCACGTCCAAAGCGCGGGCAAGGGCGGAAACCGACAGGCCAGCCTCGGCCACTTCATCGGCTAGAACTTCACCGGGATGGATCGCCGGAAGGTTAACCTTCTCAATGGTAATCGACGATTTCGACATCATAGGCGTCCCCCTCGCTGAAAATGAAGCAAATCCGCCACTGGACATTGATGCGGATGCTGAACTGGCCCTTTCGATCCCCTTGCAAGGCTTCAAACCGATTAGACGGAAACTCCATCAAATCGGCTAAGCAAGACGCCTCGTGCAGCAACGCCAGCCGCCGTTGGGCTTGCCGTTCAAAAGCCTGAAACTCCGCCACCCGCTCACCCGCGAGAAACCGAGCCGTTCGCTTGTCTGCGGCAGTTTTGATCATATGGGTATCATAAACCGATTATCAGTATCTGATAAACGGATAATCCACACGGCAGACCGGCTATCTACCGCCCCAACAAATAACGCAACTGCGCCCCCGGTTCTGGCGCGCGCATCAGAGCGGAGCCGATCAGCACCGCTTGGGCGTCGATAGCGCGCATGCGGGCGAAATCCTCCGGCGTCTCAAGCCCGCTTTCGGCGACGAAGCCAGTGCCGGGCGGCACCATCGGGCGCAGCCGTTCGGCGTTCTTGAGGTCGATAATGAAGGTGGTGAGGTCGCGGTTATTGACGCCGATCAGATCAGCACCGGACTTCAACGCAATCGCCATTTCCGCGTCATCATGCACTTCCACCAGCGCATCCAGCCCATAGGCGCGCGCTTGAGCGAGGTAATCGGCGGTTGCCTCGCCCAAGACGGCAACGATCAGCAGGCAGGCGTCAGCAATCAGGCGGGTTTCGGCAAGCTGCCAGGGATCGA of the Elstera cyanobacteriorum genome contains:
- a CDS encoding HigA family addiction module antitoxin, whose amino-acid sequence is MMSKSSITIEKVNLPAIHPGEVLADEVAEAGLSVSALARALDVPQSRMADIIAGKRGITADTALRLAAYFGTSARLWLNLQSAYDLAVTEAKDGGHIAAVVRSRAA
- a CDS encoding type II toxin-antitoxin system RelE/ParE family toxin, which produces MIKTAADKRTARFLAGERVAEFQAFERQAQRRLALLHEASCLADLMEFPSNRFEALQGDRKGQFSIRINVQWRICFIFSEGDAYDVEIVDYH
- the trpC gene encoding indole-3-glycerol phosphate synthase TrpC; the protein is MTTTTLPNRLKPICDRRAEDVAAAKAKRSLAELERAIATLPPTRGFTRAVTAPGDLRVIAEIKRASPSAGTIRADSDPVAIAKSYEAAGASALSILTEPHWFHGKDEELQAARAQVSIPVLRKDFVVDPWQLAETRLIADACLLIVAVLGEATADYLAQARAYGLDALVEVHDDAEMAIALKSGADLIGVNNRDLTTFIIDLKNAERLRPMVPPGTGFVAESGLETPEDFARMRAIDAQAVLIGSALMRAPEPGAQLRYLLGR